AGGGATATAAAGATTATTGTGTTGTTGATTGTTTAGTTATTCACTGAATTTATGTTTAGATTGTTGTAGTAAAATTTCTCTGTAGTGATAGTTTATGTAGAAACAACCTTTatatagttataaaaaattatagttttgatttgaactaattataaataaaaatagactccacattaattataataagttataatttttctacatcCCTTCTTCAAGAATCTCTATATAGTGGTACTTATCTGTATATTGCAAAAATCTAATGTTATCTTACATaagatttaagataaaataaaaaattttctaaattcatttacgacaatatataatttattctttagaGTTATTACTAAATTATTGCACAACATTTTTAGAACTTatattgagagaaaaacatTGAAGAGAACACAAATATCTGGACTTTTAATATGACTTTCGATATTTAGAGTACTATATAGATACATGTACTAATTTTCTATGTCTATCTTTCACCAATAATTATACATTTGATTTGATATGctatactaattaattattaatgtagtgaatattttatttctatattaCTTGCACTAAgaataattaagtttaaataataatttttgtaactaCACTTCTATTAAGTCATAACCTTTACATAGTAATACAAATTTGTTTGATCCTAACGTTACGACTGTAAAGAACTTTTATTGTACATGATGTACGTCACCTCTTGCActtgcttctcttttttttaatctaaaattccTAATGACTTTTCTCTATTCCTTAGcttataaaataagataaggctattttttcttttttagggTGGATGCTCATTGAttaaatacttgtttatttttaatattttaaaaaatactccAACATTAGTTATGTTAagttaaatgttaatttttctttatttctacaATATTACTTTTGGAATGTTGAGTAATATACGATGTGAGCCTAAGCAAGAGTCTTGGTagcattaaataaaagaaactaaaGGTTAATTTACTAAGCtaatcctttaaaaaaaagtcattagGGGGTTGTTTGGCTTTTGTCTAAAatctgaattttaattattttcagacatttatagtttttaaattttttgttgttcatcacttatattagattataagaTGTTTAGAtctgaataaaaaaagttaaatattctgacttttatttgaatgacAAAATAtcttaatgaaattttaatattctctcTCATTAATAcccttattaaataaatttatttcttatttttattattttttatttatcccTTTTTTATGTACGTGTAttcaactataattttttttttgttgaatgagaattttaaacataatagagctttaatgttttataatagGTTCATctctttgtatttatatttaatatttttataatagattttgaattttatttaactcaataattttaattcaaataattaaacaattcttGATTGGCTtatgtaattaataagaaaaaatatcagtttaatatattaaaaataaaattataagtatcaTTTATTAACGTAAAAAAATGTgttagatatatattttaattttcatgttttgTTAAGTTAagcattatcaatttttttacgaataaaataatttatttataatttgttgtGTGTTTGAACAATGaatatatgttaaaatatcatatttcaaatgttttcttttttgaaaaacaaataacctAACacttatattcaaatattgaaaaaaaaaaaacatgtcattcaaatatatatatttagatcTATTTAGacttcaatcaaattcaacatacattcaaatttcaacaaaacATCAAACGCTACCTATTTTTCATTCCAAGGTATAATTTTCTGTTTCATTCATTTTATGTGTTCTCCCCAACCCATCAAGattcatttaaaagaaatatatatatctacgAAAATTTTGATGAGGTTTCATTTGGCTGCACAAACAAATCAATTGCCTATCATCATTTAATGCACCCCCGTAATCTCGAAAATTCATCAATCCACCCCAaccattttacatttttaattaattttcgaGGGTGAATTGATAACTTTCCAGAACTTTGAAGATGAAATAATGATAATCAATTTACTTTGTCGGGCAATCAAATTTTACCCTTTTGATAAAGATACATCATTATTCTGAAGATATGATCTTGAAGCTTCTCAATTAAGTATCATGGCCATTTGGCcattacaattttattctatttttttggTATCAATTGGCATTTgaggctttttttttctttctttttcttttggcctTTGAGCCATTAAAAAACAATGGTATTTTTCTGTCTAGAAAATCTTCCAAGATTAAGTTTCCAATCGAAAGAATCTGATTCGAGCCATCTCATTCACAGGAGCTTCTTCCCACACAAgtcacaataatttaatggattGAATCATGAACAAAGTTTATTTATATATCGGTTACACATAACATATTTTCTCATTGACAGATGATTAATTCTAACATATATATGAGCACACCCATTTTTCTATTCGTGCGTTGagacaaatttatttagttccCAGCAGCTGCAGGCGGCCAACAATTAAACTGACAATTTTCGGACGGCGAGCAGTAATCATAAGTGGAGCCACAAAAACCAAACTGGCTGCAGCACAGATTGTTGGGACAAGGCCTGTCAAGCCCTTGGCGGCCACATTGTTGAGCCTTCACAGTATATGCCACCATTGTTAGGCTTACAATTAATACCACATAAATGCAAAGCAAGAGGCTAAACTTTCTCATCGTCATCTTGTGAATGTTGTTTATTCTGGATTTAtgagtttgtttatttatatgcAGAAACCGAACCACCCAGGCCTGCCCTACCACTAATTGAATGaggcaatttttattttttgttttccttttaattagAGCACACTTTTTAGGAAGGCACAACAAATATGCCTATTAATACGTCTGCTAAATAGGTACTgttaaaacatttattttaacaatattttaaggCTTTTGCTACCTTACATGCACGTAAGGTACAGCCTCTCACAAGGCTGGTGGGTCCAAGTGGGACCCACATCTGAGTTTTGTGAGAGGGCTGTACCTTACGTGCATGTAAGGTAGCAGCTCccatattttaattgattctaCCAATTTTGACATTCCTTGTGCatacaattatattaaaatccTTGGAAAAAAGAACTTTCATATGATTAATTACGTTTTATTATGTTCTTCAGTGTTATACGCAAATTAATACAGCTTTTATAAAGATAACGTTTTTTGGATAGGCACCCTCTGTTCAAATCCTATGGAAATAGAGGgctaaatgatatatatgtatatatatatattttaattactgtTGAAGTATGTTGTAAGGGGCAAaaatagtgtttttttttaattttttgcccTTTTAATGTATTTAACATCTTTTTTTCAACACTGATCCTTTATTTTCGTTATTTCactttgtaaaaaaatatgaatttcgAATGGTAAGACTTATTGTATCATTCCACTACTACAAAAATGAACATAGATGACGTTTAAATTAATCTTATGATGACGAAGTAAAATTAGTCATCTTTGCAACAGTCATCTAAAACGAGGTACAAAAGATGACGCGTAAAGAGAGTCATCTAATAAGTATCATAGATGACTCATTTCTCAAAAAGCAGTCGTCTAATGTTGTTCTAATTTTCGGCAGCATGGTGTTTAATATGCACATAGGTGActtacttttcaaaaaatcaGTCATCTATAATAATAACGGTTATGCACATAGGtgactttcttttcaaaaaatcagtcatctattattattattattattattattattattattattattattattattattatcattatcattattattatcatcatcatcatcatcatcatcatcatcatcattattattattattgcgataattttttttgaaaagctgcaacataaaaataaatattcaagCAATTGCAATAGTCGTATATAAATTTGGTACATGACaaacaataccaaaaatattctttatgtTTACAATTTCCAAATGAAAGTAACTAGATATCCAtaactcttttttcttaaaatagaACCGTATTACATTCTTCACAAGAACAACAAAATGCAGGGGCTCCAGTTGGCTACTCCAATAATCATGCTACTCCAATAATCATGCCAAACCCAAAGGGAGTTGGAGAGTGAAACCTTTAGATGAACCTTccttaattacaaaatgaaaataattgaaataattttataaactttttaatATCTTATTCGAAACAAAGATAATAACAAAGAtgcagataaaaataataatcctaTTCATTTACTAACCTCACAAAGTCATTGTGCTACAAAATTTAGCGAAAAATGTTCTGCCATATGTACTCTGCCCACTCCACTCTTACTTTATCAATATCTTTTTGGGTGAAACTATCTCGTCCAACAAACTATATATCATGCACAAAATCGTCAACATTAATACATGCATCAACCTTATgaaatctataaattttaaaaggataagGAGATAACTACCAAGTTTTTTATTGAATCAGTCTGGTTTTCAATGATTTCCTTCATAAATCTCATGACATAATATCCACATTCAGTATTTGTAGTTTGTTGAGGACACTACACATAAATTTTGAACTAATTAATGTCATTTacatatgtaaataaatttaaattgaacatACATATGTACAATTTCATATACCTTAACTCTTTTCCAAACAAAGGATTTTCGATTCGCATTTCCCATTTTTGCTACAAAAATCTTGAAAGCACTTAagatacataattaaatacacATTTAGTCAAGcatgttttaataaatgcaTTATAATTGACAACAAAATGACAATAACTTACAGTGATACAAAGTTCTTCAAATCAGGGCGAGGTTCATGACCGAGTGaatcaaaaaaatatactATAAATTTGTGCGGATCCACAACAATCAACATCCAATGTTTGctatatataatgataaatatcaGCCTTgcatatttttgtaaaagaaaaagagaataaacTCCAAATGCtatatacaattaataaaataacaaacctGGTATTGTAAGGAAACATCAGAAGCTGTTGTGGATCAAGTATTTCCATTCTTGATACCATTGCACGAGCTCTAGTCTCATCATTATTTCCGGTTTCATCACACAAGATTGAAGGATTACcaaatttgtaaatatgtTCCTGGGGACGATCCTTCAAGACTTCGTAAAGATGCCTACAAAAAACAAGTAATAATTACTTCActgcataaataaaaattataactaattattttgccaagaaaataagtaatttaattaaattacttcaTGTAACAAATTATTGTTGCGACCCCAATCTTTTCCATGCTACAGAATTGTACAATGTCATCAACTGATAAATATAATTCAGCTTGTTCATTGTTGAAGATCCCTggataaatttcaataaataatgctTTAGTCAACACTCGGCGAGCGTACTTGCAAAGAGCATCTATTCTTGCTGGCACTTTGTATTCCTGCATATTCTCAAtagatttatttatgtaaCTACAAATATGTATGAGATATCTACaagcgaaaacaaaaattaattaaccaaaacacaaaaaagaataagacaTTATAGGCGTCAATGATATGCTCAGTTAAATGCTAAATTTATACATGAGTGCAACATATAATGACAGAATACTTGGACCCcatgtgattttttaaatctttcaaCACAATTTCTCAAAGGGTTAGTGTTCACTGTTCATCAAGCAAGAATATAATTTCGGATATGATTTGGGGTGTTTTTGACTTTGTGATGACCACATattaaatggaaaatgatatttgaatAGTGGCAAGACAAAAACAATAACTACTGCGGCAAGAACATTACTATCATTTTTGTACAATACACATATTGCTATCTTCGAAACTTTACTTAGCTACAAGAGTTATATTTGATTGcagtttgtaaaattttctagACAGCTGCAGGATAAATTATGtgtatcaaacaaataaacaacactctccagaattaaaaaaattattattattaatttaagacatatcaaaagcaaacaattaattatagaTATATACCTCAAAATCATTCAAGATGACAAATTGCTTAGGCCAAGCAACATGGGATCCAATGGCATGGCTAACAATAACTAACTCATCCCTGACAGGCCTTGGTAAAAAGGTATCCCCTTTAATTGCTATATCAACAGCCACACGAACATCCGTGACTGCCAATGGTACTCCATGCACAGTAGAATTAGGATCATTGTTTTCTAACATTGTACCTTTGGCTACAATATTGTTTATGCTGCCCACTGCTAACATACATGATTTGCCCTGCATCATCTATGAGTAAAGTATTAATCATAGCATTATAagtgattaaaatttaaactttgagatttggaattaaaaaaaaaagaactgcacttattttttatgtatactTGTTTCTTCTTGAAGCACTCATTTTGCATATGTACTTGTTTTTTCTTGGAGcactttttcttcattcttggTTCTTCGGAGCAGCTGCCTTTTTCTGAGGGAACTTTTGGTGACTGGATCGGTAGGACTCCATTCTTTCGgaattcttcaaaaaaatgCATCATTTGTTCTTGTACAATCTTCCCCACATTTTGCTCTAACagaaatttttcttgtgaaattttctcataattttccTCTAGTTGAGTTATACGCTCTTGTAACTCATTGTTGGATGAGAAGCTTCGTTTTTTCCTTCCAAAGTATGAAGAAGGTGTGGCAAAACGTCCTCCAGTTCTTACTCGACCTGAACTTTCAGGGGTTCCTAAAGCTATTGTTAGAACATCATTCCTACCACCAGTAGCTATAACCCCTTCCTCACTTTTCTTTGTTATCTCATCCTACATTTGAATAATAACAAGAAATCAGCAACTTTTTAGTTCATATgttaaattattcaaaatcatatatttataaaacttaCTATTTCATCAGCCTTTTCTCTAACGACCTCGCTCGTGTATCTacctttcttatttttacgTGCTGCTTTCCATAAGGTAGAGCGACTAATTTCTTCATTGTTTCCAGCAGCTTGTTgctatatataaatttaaatgaattaaagtgATACATAACTTTCTTAATTCAGGTGATAGACTGAAAAGGAAagttatacatacatataaatgTTTGTGTACATACCAATTCCTCCTTTAATCCCACGTAGCCTTTCCTTGAAAGGCAAtgattgtatatattttttgccCTTCTTTCTCTATATTTTTGGCTGATTTCCTGCATTCAATAATCAAGGTAAATACGCAAACAATGAAAAACAtacatttaattcaaaaagttAGTCAATACCTCAAATGCACTAGAAGTTCGATAACGTACGAAAACTTCCCAATCTTCTTGCTCGATAAAATCATACATTTTAGGCGGGCATTTCAGTGCCTCTGGCTTATCTTTATATCTCTTGATATATTTAGTGGTGAGTCTATTCTTGAAGGTTCTCCATTTATTCGCAGCTGAAGATAAGAATTTGCCTTGAAGCTCATCATCCACCTCAAAAGAGAACTGCAATATGCATAgcatgtttaaaaaaaattcacaaattaaataaatgagtaTTAGTTCAGGAAAAGGGCTGTAAACACATACTTTTATGCATTCCCATATCTTTTCTTTGGTCTCTGATGGCACTTTGCTCCAATCTTCATAAGAAATTCGAACCATGGTGCGTGCCAAGACACCCAAAAAGCTAAACAATCGTGTTGCTACCTTGCCATGTGGTTGTCCTATTTTGTTATACTCAACTATAAGCTTTTGTCCATTGTTTCTATTTCTGACCAGCTGAGGTAAATTCGTTCGACctctactttttctttttttgacaaTTGAACTCATTTCTGTAGCAATGTTTTATAAACCTGCTGCAaaataactaaagaaaaaaattgatgagaatttaATAGAAGAATAATAGGTCACATAAgctaaataaatgatatacattaaaataataattcagtACATCaaatatgttgaaaaaaaaacttacatttttttttctaatcaaCGTTTTCAACCAATGTTTCCTCATTGATATCAGTTCGGATGTAAGCTAAATCGTCATCACTCATTTTATCAAATGACTTAACAGATGGCATCAAATTGCTAGAATTTTGATGTTCTAACATGATGTCACCTAGATCTTCTCTTGAATCATCTATATATTCCCTACGTGGATTCACTATCACAATAGACCACCTTGGATCGAGTTGATCTTCAGCATAAAATACTTGTATCGGTTGAGaagccaaaataaaacaatcatCTTTATGGCCTATCCTATTAAGGTTTACCAACGTAGCTCCTAGCTCATCGTTTTTTATCCCATGATTGTTTTCAACCCAATCACACTTAAATACAGGAATCTTGAACTTGTTGTAATCAAGCTCCCATATCTCTTGT
This window of the Citrus sinensis cultivar Valencia sweet orange chromosome 8, DVS_A1.0, whole genome shotgun sequence genome carries:
- the LOC102629700 gene encoding uncharacterized protein LOC102629700 isoform X2, whose protein sequence is MSSIVKKRKSRGRTNLPQLVRNRNNGQKLIVEYNKIGQPHGKVATRLFSFLGVLARTMVRISYEDWSKVPSETKEKIWECIKFSFEVDDELQGKFLSSAANKWRTFKNRLTTKYIKRYKDKPEALKCPPKMYDFIEQEDWEVFVRYRTSSAFEEISQKYRERRAKNIYNHCLSRKGYVGLKEELQQAAGNNEEISRSTLWKAARKNKKGRYTSEVVREKADEIDEITKKSEEGVIATGGRNDVLTIALGTPESSGRVRTGGRFATPSSYFGRKKRSFSSNNELQERITQLEENYEKISQEKFLLEQNVGKIVQEQMMHFFEEFRKNGVLPIQSPKVPSEKGSCSEEPRMKKKCSKKKQVHMQNECFKKKQGKSCMLAVGSINNIVAKGTMLENNDPNSTVHGVPLAVTDVRVAVDIAIKGDTFLPRPVRDELVIVSHAIGSHVAWPKQFVILNDFEEYKVPARIDALCKYARRVLTKALFIEIYPGIFNNEQAELYLSVDDIVQFCSMEKIGVATIICYMKHLYEVLKDRPQEHIYKFGNPSILCDETGNNDETRARAMVSRMEILDPQQLLMFPYNTSKHWMLIVVDPHKFIVYFFDSLGHEPRPDLKNFVSLAFKIFVAKMGNANRKSFVWKRVKCPQQTTNTECGYYVMRFMKEIIENQTDSIKNLFVGRDSFTQKDIDKVRVEWAEYIWQNIFR
- the LOC102629700 gene encoding uncharacterized protein LOC102629700 isoform X1; translated protein: MSSIVKKRKSRGRTNLPQLVRNRNNGQKLIVEYNKIGQPHGKVATRLFSFLGVLARTMVRISYEDWSKVPSETKEKIWECIKFSFEVDDELQGKFLSSAANKWRTFKNRLTTKYIKRYKDKPEALKCPPKMYDFIEQEDWEVFVRYRTSSAFEEISQKYRERRAKNIYNHCLSRKGYVGLKEELQQAAGNNEEISRSTLWKAARKNKKGRYTSEVVREKADEIDEITKKSEEGVIATGGRNDVLTIALGTPESSGRVRTGGRFATPSSYFGRKKRSFSSNNELQERITQLEENYEKISQEKFLLEQNVGKIVQEQMMHFFEEFRKNGVLPIQSPKVPSEKGSCSEEPRMKKKCSKKKQVHMQNECFKKKQMMQGKSCMLAVGSINNIVAKGTMLENNDPNSTVHGVPLAVTDVRVAVDIAIKGDTFLPRPVRDELVIVSHAIGSHVAWPKQFVILNDFEEYKVPARIDALCKYARRVLTKALFIEIYPGIFNNEQAELYLSVDDIVQFCSMEKIGVATIICYMKHLYEVLKDRPQEHIYKFGNPSILCDETGNNDETRARAMVSRMEILDPQQLLMFPYNTSKHWMLIVVDPHKFIVYFFDSLGHEPRPDLKNFVSLAFKIFVAKMGNANRKSFVWKRVKCPQQTTNTECGYYVMRFMKEIIENQTDSIKNLFVGRDSFTQKDIDKVRVEWAEYIWQNIFR